Proteins from a single region of Halichoerus grypus chromosome 13, mHalGry1.hap1.1, whole genome shotgun sequence:
- the MED15 gene encoding mediator of RNA polymerase II transcription subunit 15 isoform X1, whose translation MDVSGQETDWRSAAFRQKLVSQIEDAMRKAGVAHSKSSKDMESHVFLKAKTRDEYLSLVARLIIHFRDIHNKKSQASVSDPMNALQSLTGGPAAGAAGIGMPSRGPGQSLGGMGGLGTMGQPMPLSGQPPPGTSGMAPHGMAVVSTAAPQNWMLRNCPPSRQLDPSCIGLLGQQKVGRFACCALAHCKIGETQLQLQQVALQQQQQQFQQQQVALQQQQQQQQQQQQQQQFQAQQNAMQQQFQAVVQQQQQQLQQQQQQQQHLIKLHHQNQQQIQQQQQLQRMAQLQLQQQQQQQALQAQPPLQQPPMQQPQPPPSQALPQQLQPMHHPQHHQPPPPPQQPPVAQNQPSQLPPQSQTQPLVSQAPALPGQMLYAQPQLKLVRTPMVVQQPQVQPQVQQVQPQVQQQTAVPTAQASQIVGSGVQVSQNSLTMLSSPSPGQQVQTPQSMPPPPQPSPQPGQPSSQPSSNVSSGPAPSPSSFLPSPSPQPSQSPVTARTPQNFSVPSPGPLNTPVNPSSVMSPAGSSQAEEQQYLDKLKQLSKYIEPLRRMINKIDKNEDRKKDLSKMKSLLDILTDPSKRCPLKTLQKCEIALEKLKNDMAVPTPPPPPVPPTKQQYLCQPLLDAVLANIRSPVFNHSLYRTFVPAMTAIHGPPITAPVMCTRKRKFEDDERQSIPNVLQGEVARLDPKFLVNLDPSHCSNNGTVHLICKLGAYWGGGAGAVGERVLNSSPRALPPAPTPEQAQPRPACSIMTCPGPPTNRHTHTIPRSPPSPRPSGTSHIPVLGCALRAEP comes from the exons GACGAATACCTTTCTCTCGTGGCCAGGCTCATTATCCATTTTCGAGACATTC ATAACAAAAAATCTCAAGCTTCCGTCAGTG ACCCTATGAATGCGCTACAGAGCCTGACTGGTGGGCCTGCTGCGGGAGCAGCTGGAATCGGCATGCCTTCTCGGGGCCCAGGACAGTCTCTGGGCGGGATGGGTGGCCTTGGCACCATGGGGCAGCCGATGCCGCTCTCAGGGCAGCCCCCCCCAGGCACCTCGGGGATGGCCCCCCACGGCATGGCCGTTGTGTCTACAGCAGCACCACAGA ACTGGATGCTGAGGAACTGTCCTCCTTCTAGACAACTAGATCCTAGCTGCATTGGATTGTTGGGCCAGCAGAAGGTAGGGCGATTTGCCTGCTGTGCCTTGGCCCACTGCAAGATTGGGGAAA CCCAGCTGCAGCTCCAGCAGGTGGcgctgcagcagcagcagcagcagttccagcagcagcaggtggcgctgcagcagcagcagcagcaacagcagcagcagcagcagcagcagcagttcCAGGCCCAGCAGAATGCCATGCAGCAGCAGTTCCAGGCGGTggtgcagcagcagcagcagcagctccagcagcagcagcagcagcagcaacaccTGATTAAATTGCATCATCAAAACCAGCAGCAG ATACAGCAACAGCAGCAGCTACAGCGGATGGCACAGCTGCAGCTGCAGCAACAGCAGCAACAGCAAGCTTTGCAGGCCCAGCCGCCGCTCCAGCAGCCGCCGATGCAGCAGCCGCAGCCTCCCCCCTCGCAGGCCCTGCCCCAGCAGCTGCAGCCCATGCACCACCCGCAGCACCACCAGCCGCCACCGCCACCGCAGCAGCCACCGGTTGCTCAGAACCAGCCATCGCAGCTCCCGCCGCAGTCACAGACACAGCCTCTGGTGTCCCAGGCTCCGGCCCTCCCCGGACAGATGCTGTATGCCCAGCCACAGCTGAAGCTC GTGCGAACTCCGATGGTGGTGCAGCAGCCGCAGGTGCAGCCCCAGGTGCAGCAGGTGCAGCCCCAGGTGCAGCAGCAGACGGCGGTACCGACAGCACAGGCCTCCCAGATCGTGGGCTCCGGAGTGCAG GTCAGCCAGAACAGCCTCACCATGCTGTCTTCGCCGTCACCGGGCCAGCAGGTGCAGACCCCACAGTcgatgccccctcccccccagccgtCCCCGCAGCCTGGCCAGCCCAGCTCGCAGCCCAGCTCCAACGTCAG CTCCGGGCCTGCGCCTTCCCCCAGTAGCTTCCTGCCGAGCCCCTCACCACAGCCCTCCCAGAGTCCAGTGACAGCCCGCACCCCGCAGAACTTCAGCGTCCCCTCCCCTGGACCTTTAAACACCCCCG TGAATCCCAGCTCGGTCATGAGCCCAGCTGGCTCTAGCCAGGCCGAGGAGCAGCAGTATCTAGACAAGCTGAAGCAACTGTCCAAGTACATCGAGCCCCTGCGCCGTATGATCAACAAGATCGATAAGAACGAAG ACAGAAAAAAGGACCTGAGTAAGATGAAGAGCCTTCTGGACATCCTGACAGATCCCTCTAAGCG gTGCCCCCTGAAAACACTGCAGAAGTGTGAGATTGCCCTGGAGAAGCTCAAGAATGACATGGCAGTG CCCACGCCCCCACCGCCCCCGGTGCCGCCAACCAAACAGCAGTACCTGTGCCAGCCACTCCTTGATGCTGTCCTGGCCAACATCCGCTCACCTGTCTTTAACCATTCCCTGTACCGCACCTTCGTGCCGGCCATGACAGCCATCCACGGCCCACCCATCAC AGCCCCGGTCATGTGCACCCGGAAGCGTAAGTTTGAAGACGATGAGCGGCAGAGCATCCCCAACGTGCTCCAGGGGGAGGTGGCCAGATTAGACCCTAAGTTCTTGGTGAATTTGGATCCTTCTCACTGCAGTAACAACGGCACCGTCCACCTGATATGCAAGTTGGGTGCGTACTGGGGAGGCGGGGCTGGTGCTGTGGGAGAGAGAGTCCTGAACTCCAGCCCCAGGGCTCTGCCGCCAGCCCCGACCCCAGAgcaggcccagcccaggcccGCGTGTTCCATCATGACATGCCCTGGGCCTCCCACAAATAGGCACACTCACACCATACCCCGAAGCCCACCATCCCCACGTCCTTCTGGAACCTCACACATACCTGTCCTAGGATGTGCCTTGAGGGCTGAGCCCTGA
- the MED15 gene encoding mediator of RNA polymerase II transcription subunit 15 isoform X5 → MDVSGQETDWRSAAFRQKLVSQIEDAMRKAGVAHSKSSKDMESHVFLKAKTRDEYLSLVARLIIHFRDIHNKKSQASVSDPMNALQSLTGGPAAGAAGIGMPSRGPGQSLGGMGGLGTMGQPMPLSGQPPPGTSGMAPHGMAVVSTAAPQNWMLRNCPPSRQLDPSCIGLLGQQKVGRFACCALAHCKIGETQLQLQQVALQQQQQQFQQQQVALQQQQQQQQQQQQQQQFQAQQNAMQQQFQAVVQQQQQQLQQQQQQQQHLIKLHHQNQQQIQQQQQLQRMAQLQLQQQQQQQALQAQPPLQQPPMQQPQPPPSQALPQQLQPMHHPQHHQPPPPPQQPPVAQNQPSQLPPQSQTQPLVSQAPALPGQMLYAQPQLKLVRTPMVVQQPQVQPQVQQVQPQVQQQTAVPTAQASQIVGSGVQVSQNSLTMLSSPSPGQQVQTPQSMPPPPQPSPQPGQPSSQPSSNVSSGPAPSPSSFLPSPSPQPSQSPVTARTPQNFSVPSPGPLNTPVNPSSVMSPAGSSQAEEQQYLDKLKQLSKYIEPLRRMINKIDKNEDRKKDLSKMKSLLDILTDPSKRCPLKTLQKCEIALEKLKNDMAVPTPPPPPVPPTKQQYLCQPLLDAVLANIRSPVFNHSLYRTFVPAMTAIHGPPITAPVMCTRKRKFEDDERQSIPNVLQGEVARLDPKFLVNLDPSHCSNNGTVHLICKLDDKDLPSVPPLELSVPADYPAQSPLWINRQWQYGG, encoded by the exons GACGAATACCTTTCTCTCGTGGCCAGGCTCATTATCCATTTTCGAGACATTC ATAACAAAAAATCTCAAGCTTCCGTCAGTG ACCCTATGAATGCGCTACAGAGCCTGACTGGTGGGCCTGCTGCGGGAGCAGCTGGAATCGGCATGCCTTCTCGGGGCCCAGGACAGTCTCTGGGCGGGATGGGTGGCCTTGGCACCATGGGGCAGCCGATGCCGCTCTCAGGGCAGCCCCCCCCAGGCACCTCGGGGATGGCCCCCCACGGCATGGCCGTTGTGTCTACAGCAGCACCACAGA ACTGGATGCTGAGGAACTGTCCTCCTTCTAGACAACTAGATCCTAGCTGCATTGGATTGTTGGGCCAGCAGAAGGTAGGGCGATTTGCCTGCTGTGCCTTGGCCCACTGCAAGATTGGGGAAA CCCAGCTGCAGCTCCAGCAGGTGGcgctgcagcagcagcagcagcagttccagcagcagcaggtggcgctgcagcagcagcagcagcaacagcagcagcagcagcagcagcagcagttcCAGGCCCAGCAGAATGCCATGCAGCAGCAGTTCCAGGCGGTggtgcagcagcagcagcagcagctccagcagcagcagcagcagcagcaacaccTGATTAAATTGCATCATCAAAACCAGCAGCAG ATACAGCAACAGCAGCAGCTACAGCGGATGGCACAGCTGCAGCTGCAGCAACAGCAGCAACAGCAAGCTTTGCAGGCCCAGCCGCCGCTCCAGCAGCCGCCGATGCAGCAGCCGCAGCCTCCCCCCTCGCAGGCCCTGCCCCAGCAGCTGCAGCCCATGCACCACCCGCAGCACCACCAGCCGCCACCGCCACCGCAGCAGCCACCGGTTGCTCAGAACCAGCCATCGCAGCTCCCGCCGCAGTCACAGACACAGCCTCTGGTGTCCCAGGCTCCGGCCCTCCCCGGACAGATGCTGTATGCCCAGCCACAGCTGAAGCTC GTGCGAACTCCGATGGTGGTGCAGCAGCCGCAGGTGCAGCCCCAGGTGCAGCAGGTGCAGCCCCAGGTGCAGCAGCAGACGGCGGTACCGACAGCACAGGCCTCCCAGATCGTGGGCTCCGGAGTGCAG GTCAGCCAGAACAGCCTCACCATGCTGTCTTCGCCGTCACCGGGCCAGCAGGTGCAGACCCCACAGTcgatgccccctcccccccagccgtCCCCGCAGCCTGGCCAGCCCAGCTCGCAGCCCAGCTCCAACGTCAG CTCCGGGCCTGCGCCTTCCCCCAGTAGCTTCCTGCCGAGCCCCTCACCACAGCCCTCCCAGAGTCCAGTGACAGCCCGCACCCCGCAGAACTTCAGCGTCCCCTCCCCTGGACCTTTAAACACCCCCG TGAATCCCAGCTCGGTCATGAGCCCAGCTGGCTCTAGCCAGGCCGAGGAGCAGCAGTATCTAGACAAGCTGAAGCAACTGTCCAAGTACATCGAGCCCCTGCGCCGTATGATCAACAAGATCGATAAGAACGAAG ACAGAAAAAAGGACCTGAGTAAGATGAAGAGCCTTCTGGACATCCTGACAGATCCCTCTAAGCG gTGCCCCCTGAAAACACTGCAGAAGTGTGAGATTGCCCTGGAGAAGCTCAAGAATGACATGGCAGTG CCCACGCCCCCACCGCCCCCGGTGCCGCCAACCAAACAGCAGTACCTGTGCCAGCCACTCCTTGATGCTGTCCTGGCCAACATCCGCTCACCTGTCTTTAACCATTCCCTGTACCGCACCTTCGTGCCGGCCATGACAGCCATCCACGGCCCACCCATCAC AGCCCCGGTCATGTGCACCCGGAAGCGTAAGTTTGAAGACGATGAGCGGCAGAGCATCCCCAACGTGCTCCAGGGGGAGGTGGCCAGATTAGACCCTAAGTTCTTGGTGAATTTGGATCCTTCTCACTGCAGTAACAACGGCACCGTCCACCTGATATGCAAGTTGG ATGACAAGGATCTCCCGAGTGTGCCGCCGCTGGAGCTCAGTGTCCCTGCCGACTACCCCGCCCAGAGCCCCCTATGGATCAACCGGCAGTGGCAGTACGGTGGGTGA
- the MED15 gene encoding mediator of RNA polymerase II transcription subunit 15 isoform X3 has protein sequence MDVSGQETDWRSAAFRQKLVSQIEDAMRKAGVAHSKSSKDMESHVFLKAKTRDEYLSLVARLIIHFRDIHNKKSQASVSDPMNALQSLTGGPAAGAAGIGMPSRGPGQSLGGMGGLGTMGQPMPLSGQPPPGTSGMAPHGMAVVSTAAPQTQLQLQQVALQQQQQQFQQQQVALQQQQQQQQQQQQQQQFQAQQNAMQQQFQAVVQQQQQQLQQQQQQQQHLIKLHHQNQQQIQQQQQLQRMAQLQLQQQQQQQALQAQPPLQQPPMQQPQPPPSQALPQQLQPMHHPQHHQPPPPPQQPPVAQNQPSQLPPQSQTQPLVSQAPALPGQMLYAQPQLKLVRTPMVVQQPQVQPQVQQVQPQVQQQTAVPTAQASQIVGSGVQVSQNSLTMLSSPSPGQQVQTPQSMPPPPQPSPQPGQPSSQPSSNVSSGPAPSPSSFLPSPSPQPSQSPVTARTPQNFSVPSPGPLNTPVNPSSVMSPAGSSQAEEQQYLDKLKQLSKYIEPLRRMINKIDKNEDRKKDLSKMKSLLDILTDPSKRCPLKTLQKCEIALEKLKNDMAVPTPPPPPVPPTKQQYLCQPLLDAVLANIRSPVFNHSLYRTFVPAMTAIHGPPITAPVMCTRKRKFEDDERQSIPNVLQGEVARLDPKFLVNLDPSHCSNNGTVHLICKLGAYWGGGAGAVGERVLNSSPRALPPAPTPEQAQPRPACSIMTCPGPPTNRHTHTIPRSPPSPRPSGTSHIPVLGCALRAEP, from the exons GACGAATACCTTTCTCTCGTGGCCAGGCTCATTATCCATTTTCGAGACATTC ATAACAAAAAATCTCAAGCTTCCGTCAGTG ACCCTATGAATGCGCTACAGAGCCTGACTGGTGGGCCTGCTGCGGGAGCAGCTGGAATCGGCATGCCTTCTCGGGGCCCAGGACAGTCTCTGGGCGGGATGGGTGGCCTTGGCACCATGGGGCAGCCGATGCCGCTCTCAGGGCAGCCCCCCCCAGGCACCTCGGGGATGGCCCCCCACGGCATGGCCGTTGTGTCTACAGCAGCACCACAGA CCCAGCTGCAGCTCCAGCAGGTGGcgctgcagcagcagcagcagcagttccagcagcagcaggtggcgctgcagcagcagcagcagcaacagcagcagcagcagcagcagcagcagttcCAGGCCCAGCAGAATGCCATGCAGCAGCAGTTCCAGGCGGTggtgcagcagcagcagcagcagctccagcagcagcagcagcagcagcaacaccTGATTAAATTGCATCATCAAAACCAGCAGCAG ATACAGCAACAGCAGCAGCTACAGCGGATGGCACAGCTGCAGCTGCAGCAACAGCAGCAACAGCAAGCTTTGCAGGCCCAGCCGCCGCTCCAGCAGCCGCCGATGCAGCAGCCGCAGCCTCCCCCCTCGCAGGCCCTGCCCCAGCAGCTGCAGCCCATGCACCACCCGCAGCACCACCAGCCGCCACCGCCACCGCAGCAGCCACCGGTTGCTCAGAACCAGCCATCGCAGCTCCCGCCGCAGTCACAGACACAGCCTCTGGTGTCCCAGGCTCCGGCCCTCCCCGGACAGATGCTGTATGCCCAGCCACAGCTGAAGCTC GTGCGAACTCCGATGGTGGTGCAGCAGCCGCAGGTGCAGCCCCAGGTGCAGCAGGTGCAGCCCCAGGTGCAGCAGCAGACGGCGGTACCGACAGCACAGGCCTCCCAGATCGTGGGCTCCGGAGTGCAG GTCAGCCAGAACAGCCTCACCATGCTGTCTTCGCCGTCACCGGGCCAGCAGGTGCAGACCCCACAGTcgatgccccctcccccccagccgtCCCCGCAGCCTGGCCAGCCCAGCTCGCAGCCCAGCTCCAACGTCAG CTCCGGGCCTGCGCCTTCCCCCAGTAGCTTCCTGCCGAGCCCCTCACCACAGCCCTCCCAGAGTCCAGTGACAGCCCGCACCCCGCAGAACTTCAGCGTCCCCTCCCCTGGACCTTTAAACACCCCCG TGAATCCCAGCTCGGTCATGAGCCCAGCTGGCTCTAGCCAGGCCGAGGAGCAGCAGTATCTAGACAAGCTGAAGCAACTGTCCAAGTACATCGAGCCCCTGCGCCGTATGATCAACAAGATCGATAAGAACGAAG ACAGAAAAAAGGACCTGAGTAAGATGAAGAGCCTTCTGGACATCCTGACAGATCCCTCTAAGCG gTGCCCCCTGAAAACACTGCAGAAGTGTGAGATTGCCCTGGAGAAGCTCAAGAATGACATGGCAGTG CCCACGCCCCCACCGCCCCCGGTGCCGCCAACCAAACAGCAGTACCTGTGCCAGCCACTCCTTGATGCTGTCCTGGCCAACATCCGCTCACCTGTCTTTAACCATTCCCTGTACCGCACCTTCGTGCCGGCCATGACAGCCATCCACGGCCCACCCATCAC AGCCCCGGTCATGTGCACCCGGAAGCGTAAGTTTGAAGACGATGAGCGGCAGAGCATCCCCAACGTGCTCCAGGGGGAGGTGGCCAGATTAGACCCTAAGTTCTTGGTGAATTTGGATCCTTCTCACTGCAGTAACAACGGCACCGTCCACCTGATATGCAAGTTGGGTGCGTACTGGGGAGGCGGGGCTGGTGCTGTGGGAGAGAGAGTCCTGAACTCCAGCCCCAGGGCTCTGCCGCCAGCCCCGACCCCAGAgcaggcccagcccaggcccGCGTGTTCCATCATGACATGCCCTGGGCCTCCCACAAATAGGCACACTCACACCATACCCCGAAGCCCACCATCCCCACGTCCTTCTGGAACCTCACACATACCTGTCCTAGGATGTGCCTTGAGGGCTGAGCCCTGA
- the MED15 gene encoding mediator of RNA polymerase II transcription subunit 15 isoform X2, with protein MDVSGQETDWRSAAFRQKLVSQIEDAMRKAGVAHSKSSKDMESHVFLKAKTRDEYLSLVARLIIHFRDIHNKKSQASVSDPMNALQSLTGGPAAGAAGIGMPSRGPGQSLGGMGGLGTMGQPMPLSGQPPPGTSGMAPHGMAVVSTAAPQNWMLRNCPPSRQLDPSCIGLLGQQKVGRFACCALAHCKIGETQLQLQQVALQQQQQQFQQQQVALQQQQQQQQQQQQQQQFQAQQNAMQQQFQAVVQQQQQQLQQQQQQQQHLIKLHHQNQQQIQQQQQLQRMAQLQLQQQQQQQALQAQPPLQQPPMQQPQPPPSQALPQQLQPMHHPQHHQPPPPPQQPPVAQNQPSQLPPQSQTQPLVSQAPALPGQMLYAQPQLKLVRTPMVVQQPQVQPQVQQVQPQVQQQTAVPTAQASQIVGSGVQVSQNSLTMLSSPSPGQQVQTPQSMPPPPQPSPQPGQPSSQPSSNVSSGPAPSPSSFLPSPSPQPSQSPVTARTPQNFSVPSPGPLNTPVNPSSVMSPAGSSQAEEQQYLDKLKQLSKYIEPLRRMINKIDKNEDRKKDLSKMKSLLDILTDPSKRCPLKTLQKCEIALEKLKNDMAVPTPPPPPVPPTKQQYLCQPLLDAVLANIRSPVFNHSLYRTFVPAMTAIHGPPITAPVMCTRKRKFEDDERQSIPNVLQGEVARLDPKFLVNLDPSHCSNNGTVHLICKLDDKDLPSVPPLELSVPADYPAQSPLWINRQWQYDANPFLQSVHRCMTSRLLQLPDKHSVTALLNTWAQSIHQACLSAA; from the exons GACGAATACCTTTCTCTCGTGGCCAGGCTCATTATCCATTTTCGAGACATTC ATAACAAAAAATCTCAAGCTTCCGTCAGTG ACCCTATGAATGCGCTACAGAGCCTGACTGGTGGGCCTGCTGCGGGAGCAGCTGGAATCGGCATGCCTTCTCGGGGCCCAGGACAGTCTCTGGGCGGGATGGGTGGCCTTGGCACCATGGGGCAGCCGATGCCGCTCTCAGGGCAGCCCCCCCCAGGCACCTCGGGGATGGCCCCCCACGGCATGGCCGTTGTGTCTACAGCAGCACCACAGA ACTGGATGCTGAGGAACTGTCCTCCTTCTAGACAACTAGATCCTAGCTGCATTGGATTGTTGGGCCAGCAGAAGGTAGGGCGATTTGCCTGCTGTGCCTTGGCCCACTGCAAGATTGGGGAAA CCCAGCTGCAGCTCCAGCAGGTGGcgctgcagcagcagcagcagcagttccagcagcagcaggtggcgctgcagcagcagcagcagcaacagcagcagcagcagcagcagcagcagttcCAGGCCCAGCAGAATGCCATGCAGCAGCAGTTCCAGGCGGTggtgcagcagcagcagcagcagctccagcagcagcagcagcagcagcaacaccTGATTAAATTGCATCATCAAAACCAGCAGCAG ATACAGCAACAGCAGCAGCTACAGCGGATGGCACAGCTGCAGCTGCAGCAACAGCAGCAACAGCAAGCTTTGCAGGCCCAGCCGCCGCTCCAGCAGCCGCCGATGCAGCAGCCGCAGCCTCCCCCCTCGCAGGCCCTGCCCCAGCAGCTGCAGCCCATGCACCACCCGCAGCACCACCAGCCGCCACCGCCACCGCAGCAGCCACCGGTTGCTCAGAACCAGCCATCGCAGCTCCCGCCGCAGTCACAGACACAGCCTCTGGTGTCCCAGGCTCCGGCCCTCCCCGGACAGATGCTGTATGCCCAGCCACAGCTGAAGCTC GTGCGAACTCCGATGGTGGTGCAGCAGCCGCAGGTGCAGCCCCAGGTGCAGCAGGTGCAGCCCCAGGTGCAGCAGCAGACGGCGGTACCGACAGCACAGGCCTCCCAGATCGTGGGCTCCGGAGTGCAG GTCAGCCAGAACAGCCTCACCATGCTGTCTTCGCCGTCACCGGGCCAGCAGGTGCAGACCCCACAGTcgatgccccctcccccccagccgtCCCCGCAGCCTGGCCAGCCCAGCTCGCAGCCCAGCTCCAACGTCAG CTCCGGGCCTGCGCCTTCCCCCAGTAGCTTCCTGCCGAGCCCCTCACCACAGCCCTCCCAGAGTCCAGTGACAGCCCGCACCCCGCAGAACTTCAGCGTCCCCTCCCCTGGACCTTTAAACACCCCCG TGAATCCCAGCTCGGTCATGAGCCCAGCTGGCTCTAGCCAGGCCGAGGAGCAGCAGTATCTAGACAAGCTGAAGCAACTGTCCAAGTACATCGAGCCCCTGCGCCGTATGATCAACAAGATCGATAAGAACGAAG ACAGAAAAAAGGACCTGAGTAAGATGAAGAGCCTTCTGGACATCCTGACAGATCCCTCTAAGCG gTGCCCCCTGAAAACACTGCAGAAGTGTGAGATTGCCCTGGAGAAGCTCAAGAATGACATGGCAGTG CCCACGCCCCCACCGCCCCCGGTGCCGCCAACCAAACAGCAGTACCTGTGCCAGCCACTCCTTGATGCTGTCCTGGCCAACATCCGCTCACCTGTCTTTAACCATTCCCTGTACCGCACCTTCGTGCCGGCCATGACAGCCATCCACGGCCCACCCATCAC AGCCCCGGTCATGTGCACCCGGAAGCGTAAGTTTGAAGACGATGAGCGGCAGAGCATCCCCAACGTGCTCCAGGGGGAGGTGGCCAGATTAGACCCTAAGTTCTTGGTGAATTTGGATCCTTCTCACTGCAGTAACAACGGCACCGTCCACCTGATATGCAAGTTGG ATGACAAGGATCTCCCGAGTGTGCCGCCGCTGGAGCTCAGTGTCCCTGCCGACTACCCCGCCCAGAGCCCCCTATGGATCAACCGGCAGTGGCAGTACG ACGCCAACCCCTTCCTGCAGTCGGTGCACCGGTGCATGACCTCGAGGCTGCTGCAGCTCCCCGACAAGCACTCGGTCACAGCCCTGCTCAACACCTGGGCGCAGAGCATCCACCAGGCCTGCCTCTCAGCTGCCTAG
- the MED15 gene encoding mediator of RNA polymerase II transcription subunit 15 isoform X4 — protein MDVSGQETDWRSAAFRQKLVSQIEDAMRKAGVAHSKSSKDMESHVFLKAKTRDEYLSLVARLIIHFRDIHNKKSQASVSDPMNALQSLTGGPAAGAAGIGMPSRGPGQSLGGMGGLGTMGQPMPLSGQPPPGTSGMAPHGMAVVSTAAPQTQLQLQQVALQQQQQQFQQQQVALQQQQQQQQQQQQQQQFQAQQNAMQQQFQAVVQQQQQQLQQQQQQQQHLIKLHHQNQQQIQQQQQLQRMAQLQLQQQQQQQALQAQPPLQQPPMQQPQPPPSQALPQQLQPMHHPQHHQPPPPPQQPPVAQNQPSQLPPQSQTQPLVSQAPALPGQMLYAQPQLKLVRTPMVVQQPQVQPQVQQVQPQVQQQTAVPTAQASQIVGSGVQVSQNSLTMLSSPSPGQQVQTPQSMPPPPQPSPQPGQPSSQPSSNVSSGPAPSPSSFLPSPSPQPSQSPVTARTPQNFSVPSPGPLNTPVNPSSVMSPAGSSQAEEQQYLDKLKQLSKYIEPLRRMINKIDKNEDRKKDLSKMKSLLDILTDPSKRCPLKTLQKCEIALEKLKNDMAVPTPPPPPVPPTKQQYLCQPLLDAVLANIRSPVFNHSLYRTFVPAMTAIHGPPITAPVMCTRKRKFEDDERQSIPNVLQGEVARLDPKFLVNLDPSHCSNNGTVHLICKLDDKDLPSVPPLELSVPADYPAQSPLWINRQWQYDANPFLQSVHRCMTSRLLQLPDKHSVTALLNTWAQSIHQACLSAA, from the exons GACGAATACCTTTCTCTCGTGGCCAGGCTCATTATCCATTTTCGAGACATTC ATAACAAAAAATCTCAAGCTTCCGTCAGTG ACCCTATGAATGCGCTACAGAGCCTGACTGGTGGGCCTGCTGCGGGAGCAGCTGGAATCGGCATGCCTTCTCGGGGCCCAGGACAGTCTCTGGGCGGGATGGGTGGCCTTGGCACCATGGGGCAGCCGATGCCGCTCTCAGGGCAGCCCCCCCCAGGCACCTCGGGGATGGCCCCCCACGGCATGGCCGTTGTGTCTACAGCAGCACCACAGA CCCAGCTGCAGCTCCAGCAGGTGGcgctgcagcagcagcagcagcagttccagcagcagcaggtggcgctgcagcagcagcagcagcaacagcagcagcagcagcagcagcagcagttcCAGGCCCAGCAGAATGCCATGCAGCAGCAGTTCCAGGCGGTggtgcagcagcagcagcagcagctccagcagcagcagcagcagcagcaacaccTGATTAAATTGCATCATCAAAACCAGCAGCAG ATACAGCAACAGCAGCAGCTACAGCGGATGGCACAGCTGCAGCTGCAGCAACAGCAGCAACAGCAAGCTTTGCAGGCCCAGCCGCCGCTCCAGCAGCCGCCGATGCAGCAGCCGCAGCCTCCCCCCTCGCAGGCCCTGCCCCAGCAGCTGCAGCCCATGCACCACCCGCAGCACCACCAGCCGCCACCGCCACCGCAGCAGCCACCGGTTGCTCAGAACCAGCCATCGCAGCTCCCGCCGCAGTCACAGACACAGCCTCTGGTGTCCCAGGCTCCGGCCCTCCCCGGACAGATGCTGTATGCCCAGCCACAGCTGAAGCTC GTGCGAACTCCGATGGTGGTGCAGCAGCCGCAGGTGCAGCCCCAGGTGCAGCAGGTGCAGCCCCAGGTGCAGCAGCAGACGGCGGTACCGACAGCACAGGCCTCCCAGATCGTGGGCTCCGGAGTGCAG GTCAGCCAGAACAGCCTCACCATGCTGTCTTCGCCGTCACCGGGCCAGCAGGTGCAGACCCCACAGTcgatgccccctcccccccagccgtCCCCGCAGCCTGGCCAGCCCAGCTCGCAGCCCAGCTCCAACGTCAG CTCCGGGCCTGCGCCTTCCCCCAGTAGCTTCCTGCCGAGCCCCTCACCACAGCCCTCCCAGAGTCCAGTGACAGCCCGCACCCCGCAGAACTTCAGCGTCCCCTCCCCTGGACCTTTAAACACCCCCG TGAATCCCAGCTCGGTCATGAGCCCAGCTGGCTCTAGCCAGGCCGAGGAGCAGCAGTATCTAGACAAGCTGAAGCAACTGTCCAAGTACATCGAGCCCCTGCGCCGTATGATCAACAAGATCGATAAGAACGAAG ACAGAAAAAAGGACCTGAGTAAGATGAAGAGCCTTCTGGACATCCTGACAGATCCCTCTAAGCG gTGCCCCCTGAAAACACTGCAGAAGTGTGAGATTGCCCTGGAGAAGCTCAAGAATGACATGGCAGTG CCCACGCCCCCACCGCCCCCGGTGCCGCCAACCAAACAGCAGTACCTGTGCCAGCCACTCCTTGATGCTGTCCTGGCCAACATCCGCTCACCTGTCTTTAACCATTCCCTGTACCGCACCTTCGTGCCGGCCATGACAGCCATCCACGGCCCACCCATCAC AGCCCCGGTCATGTGCACCCGGAAGCGTAAGTTTGAAGACGATGAGCGGCAGAGCATCCCCAACGTGCTCCAGGGGGAGGTGGCCAGATTAGACCCTAAGTTCTTGGTGAATTTGGATCCTTCTCACTGCAGTAACAACGGCACCGTCCACCTGATATGCAAGTTGG ATGACAAGGATCTCCCGAGTGTGCCGCCGCTGGAGCTCAGTGTCCCTGCCGACTACCCCGCCCAGAGCCCCCTATGGATCAACCGGCAGTGGCAGTACG ACGCCAACCCCTTCCTGCAGTCGGTGCACCGGTGCATGACCTCGAGGCTGCTGCAGCTCCCCGACAAGCACTCGGTCACAGCCCTGCTCAACACCTGGGCGCAGAGCATCCACCAGGCCTGCCTCTCAGCTGCCTAG